A single Pristis pectinata isolate sPriPec2 chromosome 6, sPriPec2.1.pri, whole genome shotgun sequence DNA region contains:
- the LOC127571280 gene encoding transforming protein RhoA: MAAIRKKLVIVGDGACGKTCLLIVFSKDQFPEVYVPTVFENYVADIEVDGKQVELALWDTAGQEDYDRLRPLSYPDTDVILMCFSIDSPDSLENIPEKWTPEVKHFCPSVPIILVGNKKDLRNDEHTRRELAKMKQEPVKPEEGKEMVTKICAYGYMECSAKTKDGVREVFEMATRAALQAKRPRHKAFCSVL; this comes from the exons ATGGCTGCCATACGCAAAAAACTCGTAATAGTTGGTGATGGTGCTTGTGGGAAGACATGTCTACTAATTGTCTTCAGTAAAGATCAGTTCCCCGAGGTGTATGTTCCAACTGTGTTTGAAAATTATGTAGCAGATATTGAAGTGGATGGAAAGCAG GTTGAACTGGCTCTCTGGGATACAGCAGGACAGGAAGATTATGATCGACTTAGGCCTCTCTCCTATCCAGATACAGAtgttattttaatgtgtttttcaaTTGATAGCCCTGACAGTTTAg AAAATATTCCAGAAAAGTGGACCCCAGAAGTGAAACACTTTTGCCCTAGTGTGCCCATTATCCTTGTTGGGAACAAAAAAGATCTGAGGAATGATGAGCACACACGAAGAGAACTGGCAAAGATGAAGCAG GAACCTGTGAAACCTGAAGAAGGTAAAGAGATGGTCACCAAGATTTGTGCATATGGCTACATGGAATGCTCAGCAAAAACTAAAGATGGTGTGAGAGAAGTTTTTGAAATGGCCACACGGGCTGCCCTGCAAGCTAAGCGCCCAAGGCATAAGGCGTTTTGCAGTGTTCTATAA